In the Primulina tabacum isolate GXHZ01 chromosome 15, ASM2559414v2, whole genome shotgun sequence genome, TATGCACGTACGTAACTAGCTAGGTATCATATTTAAAGCTTAAAATGACGAGCTAATTGCAAATTTGGTTTTGATATagtaattttgattattttatttttaattttagtaGACTAGAAAAGAAATTTTTGTGTTTCCATAAAAGAGAAATTGATGACTTATCCGACGATACATCAACaattatatcaaattaaatagcCAGACGTTACAAGTTAGTGTCCCAAAACTAAAGTTTTATGATTCACTAgactaaaaatcaaaataatacaAGTAGTTCTTTTAGTCAAAGTAGGTTTTATTATAATTGAATTTCGAACAAGAGATATGATCCCAAATTTGATCATTCATGCCAAATGAACTATAAATCATTGGTTATTTAATGAGATGAAATTGTGGATATGTAGCTTTTCATGCAGAGGGAGTTGTTCGCGCGGCTCCCGTTCTTAAATGATAAATGAACATTAATTatcaaaataagaaaattaaaaCTTTATAAGAACTACCGTTACGTTGTTTTCTTTGAAGCTTTGAGTTGCCTTCAATCTTAATCATGGTATATCTTTTACgtgaaaattttaattagttgGAAATCAGTTAATTGTTTTtgttgacaaaaacttgtgtgagacggtctcacggatcatattttgtgtgactgatctcttatttgggtcatccatgaaaaattattaatttttatgctaaaagtattgttttttattgtgaatattggtataaaaattcgtgagaccgtcttacaaaatatctACTCGTTTTTGTTTGGATTGTGTTGATATGAAGAAATTGGATTTGGTGGAGCGATTAGAGAAATGAGATACAGATATTCAACGATTTTGTTTAGGCTAGGAGAAAAAGCTGAGCCTAGCTACGGAACTTCCTGATCGATTTTTATTTGATCGAATTGCACAAAAATCAGAAATGACCATAACATACGACCTTTTCCAATCATTTAAACATAAACACTACCAACTCTACGGTGGATATTTCAAACCcactgtgaggcccggggccgaagagggcggggggtgatcgccggtgccatcagttgcacggacaatgagcggctcctggcaggcttctaggtgaagggaacatgaatgaaccgaacccatacgggaatgagagggattccgagactgttcaatgtaatggactgtacagttgaagagggcttaaaagatttgatttgtactactcatatcacgaaggtgcatcttcttttcggtagctcatcacataagaactccaaagttaagcgtgcttgacttggggcaattttgggatgggtgacctcctgggaagttttccagggtgcgtgtgagtgaggacataagcacgctggaaagactcgtcttgatacagtgaggacagtcgtcgaatctggggcgttacaagtggtatcagagccgacctctcttagtacggtgtggttcggggacgaaccaagcggaagctggtgggcatgtgaggcccggggccgaagagggcggggggtgatcgccggtgccatcagttgcacggacaatgagcggctcctggcaggcttctaggtgaagggaacatgaatgaaccgaacccatacgggaatgagagggattccgagactgttcaatgtaatggactgtacagttgaagagggcttaaaagatttgatttgtactactcatatcacgaaggtgcatcttcttttcggtagctcatcacataagaactccaaagttaagcgtgcttgacttgggtcaattttgggatgggtgacctcctgggaagttttccagggtgcgtgtgagtgaggacataagcacgctggaaagactcgtcttgatacagtgagaacagtcgtcgaatctggggcgttacacccACACTTAGTTCATCATTTCAAACCCATACAAAGGAACCTTAAATAGAAATCTATTGGACCCAAATTAAAGAAACTTGACTGACATTTTTTAACAAATTATGAAAGCCCAAGCCCACTGTATCTGTCATCTTTTCTCTTGACAAAAAATGTATCGCAATTCTGTTGTGGGCAAGCTAGTGGAAATGGGCTGGAATAGGCACCTTGGACAATAGCCCAATACTTTATGGATATCCTTATCATGTCCACTGACTTATATTTTGCAAAGAGATTTATTTTTAAGTATACACTAaaacgatatatatatatatatatatatatacacaaaaagAGATAAATAAAACATTGGTTAACGATGATTTGATATGTTCTACTGGATAAAATTATAGAGTAAAGATTGAATGTTTTTAAAACTGGATCAAAATCTTGAAGAAAATCATGGATTGAAATGATTCAATCTACATGTGGTGATAATTTGCatgtaataaaattaaaatatttttaaatgggGAAGAGATCCGAAAAACCTAActctcattttatttattttataattttatgggAATATGCAATCATtgcatatatattttcttctaCTTAAATAAATTGTACCCAACTCCACACAGGCTGGCGTAGAATATCGAACATTgcctttgtgtgtgtgtgtgtgtgtgtgtgtgtgtgtgattttgATTAGTTGGTTAATGGCATTATAATACTAGACAATCATGATTGATTAATCGTACCCTCCAAGACAATCaatctaaaataatattttattttgagtaggtctcttgtgagacggtctcacgaatctttatctgtgagacgagtcaaccctatcgatattattcactataaaaagtaatactcttagcataaaaaagtaatatttttttatgtatgacccaaataagagatctgtctcacaaaatacgatccgtgagaccgtctcacacaattttttgtcttttatttttatcaaaaatatttttcattacacATATATAGAATCGACACACGTGAGACTTTTTTTCCTGTGTAATTATTATTAACCTAAAATGTataatcttatatatatatatatatatatatataagtaatcttatgaatattttaatttatttagtaaattgtAAATCAATGTTTTCCATGTTATCACATCACTTTTGAACGCAAGTAATCAAAGAGCCATACGTATTTTTCCCTTTCAAGGTTATATTCCATTAAATGATTAGAGGCTtccatatttaatacataattaCACCGCAATCAATTCAatttaatgaatttaaaaaatcaaattttcagtGTCTGACCTCTCAACTCAAGTCGTCCGTCTTTACACATGCTCTCTGcagtatttattaaattaaattaaacaatttttattttattttatttttttattccatTATCACATCATAACAGGTTGATTTTATAATGCATTCAAATATCATTGCAAAACTTTTTTTCACAGATTTTCTaaattattttctcaaaatttttaaatcagTTGAGACTAAATAatactaattaattatatatttttattccatgtgtcaagaaaatttttccgaatttaataataattattcttaactcaatttaataaatggcagaaaatcaaattaattattacaTCGTACCAATTAAGTACGCGTAGCTGCTGTACCTCTAAATATTTAATAACCTTCTTTTCTCCCAGCCCATTTCAGtcctttatttatttaattaatattatattattataagcAAAATTgctttcaaaaaatatatatatattataattataatattatatatatatgtatgtatgtaccgTGGCTATACTCGTCGTCTCTTCATTCACTTCAAAACATGAAGAAGCTAATGAGGAGATTATCGAAGGTTGCCGATTCCTCGAGCTATTGTCTACTGCGGACTCAATCGAAGGAGGCGTCCCGCTCAGGATCGTGCCGAAGAAGGAACGGGGGTGTTCCGGAGGGGCATTTCCCGGTATACGTGGGCGATGAGATGGAGAGATTTGTGGTGAGCGCAGATTTGTTGAATCACCCCATCTTTTTGCAGCTGCTGGATAATTCGGCGCAGGAGTACGGGTACGAGCAGCAAGGCGTGCTCCGGATCCCCTGCCACGTGTTCCTCTTCGAACGCGTGCTCGAGGCGCTCCGCATCGGCGGCGAGTCGTGCGATCTTCAGGAGCTGCTGCAATCGCTGTCGGACGATCAATGGTAGTGGCGAGACGAACTTATAAGATTAGAGTATTGAAAAACGCTGGATATTTTTTAGATCCGTTGTCGCTTCTCCATTGTAAATACTTTGTGATGAACAAAGTGGAGAATTTAAGATTAATGATGGAAGAACTTTTTTGCCTAATGAATTGAATATTTGACCATGATTTCAGTCTTCTTATATTTCCATAATCTACGCATAAATTATGAAcgtatctatctatctatatgGTTTTACAGATTCAACTCAAGTGCGGTCCAATTTACAGAATTGATTATTCGATGGGAAGAAATTAAATGGAGTAGCCGGCCGGAGAACAACCGCAAGAGGGCTGCCTCGACAGTTATTAGTTTACATACACCGCGATTTTCGGAATCAAAAGAATCTTTAAAGCAAAAAAAAGATTTCTTAATATTATCATCTGatttaaaaaatgataaaagTACAAATTGGTCAAATTTATTTTCCTAAAATAAGACCAAACTGTACATCCCTAGAAAAATTATGGTTTTGTCCTCCATTTCACAAGGGACATGATTGGACGTTGATCGAGTCGTAACATTGTTAATAcgttttaatataatatatttaatcgaacatcttaatttaaaattaaaatatatgagAACATATTGTATAAGTACATAGAGAAACTAGACGTTGATGCTGGGTTTGATTAAGGTAGAAATCGATTCAGTGTTGTGGCTGTGATCCGAGATAATAATAGTACAGTTTTGGGAGCTTCGGCACACATTATTCGTCATCCGGGATCAGTAAAAGATGCGGAATTATGTGCTATCAGGTTCGACATGGAGTTTTGTTTGAATCTTGGCCTTCACGATATTAATATTTTCTCAGATTCGATACTTGTTGTTTAAGCCATTAGCAGCTCCTTAGTTGACCTTGGTCCGAGTGGAGTGCTCACAATCGACATTCTCAATATGCTGAAGACGGATGATTTCTTGTCTTGTCTATCATATGGTGTTCTGGTGATATACCAGCTTGGTTACTTAATATTGTAAATCAAGATATTATGAAGTAATGAATTTGTTTtactttcaaaaaaaaataaaaataaagagagTGCAAATCAGTGTAACATAGATTCAACCGTTGATACCATATGCATGAGAGAAATTTTTGTGTCATGATATATGAATGCGATATGATAAACATAAGtgatatgaaaaataatttttaccgaTGGATAAGATAATAGGAAGTTAATTTTAGGTAtcttgtgaaacgatctcatgaatctttatctgtaagacgggtcaaccctactgatattcacaataaaaagtaatattttttcatggatgactcaaataagagatctgtatcacaaaatatgacatgtgagatcgtctgacacaaatttttttcattGAATTTGTAAGGTAAGTTGCGTGTGAGATTTTACAACATTGCTTTGTGGTAAATACAGATCAAATAGAAACTTTAAGAAGACTGAAGAGTAAGTTAACTTTAATGTCAAAATAGAGAGTACATTAATTAAAACTTATAGACGTGGGATTTCTCCATGAAAAGTCATGTCCCTTTGTAATTACTAGTGCACCGACGCACACAttgcgtgcttgtataatattttttataattcatttgatttatatttaaatgaagatcaaaatataattataagatatAGTGAGGGACTacaatataattttgatatataaatttaaaaaaaaataaaaaaatgacctcAGTTAAAATTGAATATAACCTAAATCTCAAAGAAACAATGATTCTAACCACTAAACCACATATAACTTGCATTaaagttttaacattttattaatatatataattattaaaacagaccatgacaccaaagttagtGTGTATGATATAAACATGATTCCAAAACTAAAATAAGTTGTTCATATATAATCATTATGATTTATCCTTTGATTGGGGCTTAGACCTATAAATTAATATTCTAACAACTGTTCAACCTTAATCACCATTGATCAAACCAGATTACATCGAGATACATTCCATTCGTACTTAGTTAGGATTGGCCTACAAGCTCACTTTTGCGTCATTGTTTGAATTTTCAATGTGAAAACAGAGAAGGTTTCCCTTGATTTACGCACTGGGCACATGTTATCATAAGAATTAttgatttctttatttgaatattcCCAAAAAATATGGAAGAAGCCCAAGggttttcttttccttttttttttaaggaAGCCCTACGTATTCTAAGCATTACAGTTAGTAcggtttgatttgataataaaaaaagaTGCCAATGTATCACGAGAACATGTGAATGGTTGATATGATGCACATGCAagttttgatttatatttatatgaatATTAATGAGATTATATTCTCATATTAGATATATATACTTACTATTTACTGTGTGTATTATTATGTGAAGATCGATTAAGTGATATTTGAAGTTTTTCAAAattaagttttgatatattaaattttattttcgaatattttgatataatcATTAACGTGACATCAAATAAATCAATCATTTCTGAACACGGTGAAATTTCTACAATCCCGATTCCTTAGTATGTTGTGTTTACCCCAAACCGCCAGGGCTTAAAACCGGAGCTAAAATTTTTTAATCAGCGTAGTCTCGACTCATTTACCcttgtttgaaatattttatatgcttGTTTCTACATAATTCATCACCTCAACTATTAGAAGAGAAATAAAGAAAGTGAAAACGAAGTAGAGTAGAGAAAAAGGAATTTACCAAGACCTGGCAAATATCACGAGATATACAAAACCACCTGAGAATTCCAAATGTAACAGTTTATACTGTAAAACGATGTCCTTCAAAAAGTACAAATCCATACAACACTCCCGCAATCCATATGAAGCACActaaaaatttcaagaaaacaaaaataaaaataacaacgCAAGCAACGGTTGGACAAAACAATCACtcacaaaatttgaaaagatatccccctaaaaaaagaaaagaaagtcCGAGGACGACGTGTTGGGTACTATGCACAACCACCTAACAGGAAAACAGTAGATATATACAGCCAGCAATTTCACCCAAGTATTATTTCTTAAGCTTCATTGAGACAATAGCAAACTTGCTACGATCAAGGGTGATCTGAGCTCCAATACAGTACGCACTTTCAGAGGGAGCAAACTTTCACACAGTTAATGATATGCTCTTCCGAGTTCCAAGATTATGTGGCTTTATTTCCCATGATTCTACCTCATCTGTCTCCTCCGGGAGGATGAAAGGTAAAGATATTTCACGGATCATCAAGTCACCACAATACGGGCATTCACTGGCAATCGCATCATCCAACCGTGATCGAATCTGCATAGTACGATGTTACATTCTACATCCAAAAAGACTGTTTTTATAATTTGAGAGGACCCCAGGAAATTCATCTACGAAATCTTTGggtaaaataaatagttaaatttctcaaatcaaaattcaaaattgtaGGTAATAAAATGATCTCAtagattattatttaatatgacaATGAGTAAACACGATAGAGTTCTTATATAAGTCTGGagaccatattttttcattgctTAGCCATTTAAAGCCAAAAACCAGGTGTTAAATGTTAATGTAGAAATCCATACCTTTTCTCCATGAGTCATGCTCATTATCGGATCCTCTTCTTTCAAGCTGCCGTTCATTTCCTTCCTAGGTTCCTCACCCAGTAAAGTCAACTGCTTTTGCAAATCTAGTATGTATTCAGCCTGTGAAACCATTGAAACAAAGGCATTGATACAAGAGAATTGCAGTAACATTCTTTGAACAAAAGGCAATTTATATAAGTAAGATCGTGAAGACAAAGTTGTGATAAGATCACTCTGCAACACTAAGGGCATTTGTCTATTGAATCAATCATATAACAGTAAAATTTGGACTTGCACGAAAAACCAAATGAATATATTGAACTAAAGTCTCAGACCTTGAGCACAGAAGAACACTTGGCATAAAATGTTCTCATAAACAATACCCATAACATGTCTATTCCAATTTCAGATTTCAAATCTAGATTCTTACATGCTCAACTTTGTACAAGTTCGGTTTACAGGGAAATTTCTCTCATTACTCAAAGTATAGTGAGCTCGGgtcaaacaaattaaataaattttgtaatCACTCTAAATGCCACATAGACATTTAAAACAACGGTATTTATTTAAACACAAGAGGTACAGAAGAAGGAGTGACCATATTCTGGAACTTACTTGGGTTTCAGTAGTGCATTTAGTGACATGGGCAATCAAACAATGCGAATGAAAGGAATGTCCACAAGGAAAGACATAAAAAGGTGCCATCGATCCAACTGAAGTATAAGCCCTGGCCATCCGATAGTCACCAGATGCATCTAATATTTTCTTTCGGCAAACCTGTTAAACACCAAATGAGAGTGAAAATATGAATCTTGAAATGGGGAacgattatttaaaatttacgaACACGGACAAATGAGAAGTTCACGTCTGCACGATTATTTCCATGTGAGCTAAACACCGCCAAGGACACTTTCAGTATGATGCCATGCCAATTGACATAGACTTATGTATAAAGTTTACTAAAAGTTCAGGAACACAAATATCAACACATCATTACCCCACATTCTTCATTCCGCTTAATTACAGCATATCTTTGTGCAAGGGCACCGATATCATTCCTTATGTTGTCAGCACCATGAGTAGCATCATTCATCTCTTGTTTGAGTTTTTCGATTTGCTCATTGTAATCTTCGAGTGATGTGCAGATCGCCTCCTACAATTGTTTTATAAGACCGTCAAGCCATGAACAATTGAGAGCGAACTGTTGATAAGTAAAGCAATGGGTTTCAGCTTTGATTTGTCGGCTTTGATTTGCATCGTCGAGATTGATGAAATCGATGGGACTAAGTTACATGCTAGGAGACTAAAATCTGGCAAAGGCCATCTAATAAAATATTCGAATGAGAATTCCAAACATGGTAACTTACCTTGAAATCATCAATCAATGCAAAATCTGGGAAAAAGGGTAAGATATCTTCAATCTTTAGAAGTCCATCAGTTTCCTTGAGAAATGCTATTGCCTTTCTTATATTCTCCCGCTTCGTCCCTTTCTCTTGTTCAATGACATGCTTAGCAACCATAAGCCAAAGTTTCTTCCTCAAGtcttcatcatcttcaactTTATCGGCTTCAGCCATCGCAAGCTCGACATCAACCTATATCAGAATTAATTCGTGAATAAGGATGAATACTCAGTAACTAAGTTATATACATTCACACACGCTGCATGCACGgacaaataataaatttttggaGTTACAACTCCTATAAATTCCATAATTGTTTATTGAACAAGAGACTTGATTATTATATCttgacaaataaaataaattttgaacatAACTACAAGGTCTGCGATCCAACCTACAAGCAGGATAGTATTACCTGTAAAGCAAGAGCAACTGCTTCTTCGTGCATAGACATCATACTGTATATATGGACACAAGCACGCATCCGTTTTTCCTTGAGGCAAAGACGCAAGGCATATTTTGGATCATAGAAGAATTCAGGGGAATTGGGATTCTCTTTTCCAAACTTGCATTGCAGGAACCGCAGAAGAGTGCTCTCATCATCCTAGAGCAAGCAGATAGAAGCCTTACTTTTAGATTCAAAAAAGAAGGTAGAACCTTGTGTTCCATAATTTTTTCTAGAGAAACAAACAGAAGATTATTAATTGGATTCAAAGCATGTGACTCATTATATAACTAGACTGTTCACCATTTTAAAGCAAGAGCAAAACTGCACAACAAATCGCAACAAGGTACTTAGCATTTTATTTTGGAAGGAACAGGACAGAAAAACAGTCTCCAAATACAAAATAATCAAACGAACATACTTGAAGCATATTCTGAGTGTGACACAAAGAAATAGATATTTTATAAGTTAAAAATAGGCGTACCCTTTACACAATTGGTTTCACTGTCCATACCATTTTAAGGATACTTTTAATAGTGCAATTTTTTGGTTAAGCAGGAAGCTGGTTTTGTAAATTAAGTGACAAATTCTCAAAGGAAAGAATCAAAAGTCCACATAATACAAGTTCACACTGCTCACATTTTGAGACAGTAAAAGATTCTGAAAACTAAAAATTCAACCATTCTACAATTATAAGGTTCAAAGTTCTTCATAAATGTATCGGAAGATTGACATTAAGGAAGCATGTgtgcaattttaaaaaattgcacaaaagtttgaaaatagcaaaaaaatatttaaactttATCGAAAACATTAAACAGAGATGCTGAATTAAGCAACCCAACCTGGTTAGCATACAACGAGAGCAACAAATTATGAACCCCCGGGTCCTCGTTCTGCAAGCGATGGACACAATACTCCAAATATTTGATCACTTCATGAGTTTCGTTCCTGGATATGTTGTAGAGAATTATATCATGAGTTTAACATAGAgtattttcataaaagattGTAATACAGCAATCTCCAGTTCTCAATCTAACATATATTTCAACTCTCATATAAGTAACATACTTTGGTTATGAATCCTAATCAACAATTTAAGGTAGGCAACTTCGCCCTTTAGAAACAGAACAAAGTGAACTCAAAGACCAAAAGCAACCGTAATGCTTGTCAATTCAAAGTATTTAACCATGTCATCGGGTAAGCAAAATTAAAAATCTGCTGATTATGAAGAGCACGTTATCCCATCAAACTACAAGGTAAGACTGACTCTGTCCTTTAGATAACAGAACAAAGTGAACTCAAAGCTTAAAGCAAACAATGCCTGCCGATCCAAAGTACTCAACCACAGCATTGGGTaagcaaaaataaaaatctgCTTCTTATGCAGAAAACTTATCCCATCAAGCTACAAAATAAGACTGCAGTTATAATAATCTAATCTTTCCAGTTCTCATGCTTGCACTGAAATTCAtattgaaatttaatttaaaaaagtaCATTAATTTTATGCTTTTTGTCCTTTAATTTTCACAATATTCTCAGGTGTGATATGAAATTAACGAAAgcataaatttttttccaaataacCAGCTTAAgatctttaaaaaataaaattttagagAGATAGTAACTGAACTAAATTGAAATCTAAATACTGGGAAATATGTCCCTGAAGTCATATGAACAAGCAAGCAGAGAAAGAGAGGTACTCAAATATGCACCAAAAATTGACAGGTAGTGTTATAAACACTTTCATAGAAGAATACTAACATCAAAATCCAaaaaagaaaattatgataaaactaAGAATAGATACATAAATTACTTTGCATGTGGTTCACTTGAATAGCGCATCATTGCAGGAATGAGTTTTCTTGGGTTCAGGTCCTTAGTTATCATCCATGATTCAACAGTTTCATATGCATCTAACATGATGAGATCTGGAGCAAACTTGTACTGCCAAATAAAAGAACTCAAACAGTTTCCAATAATATATACATTCTGAACAAGGTATTTCAACATACAAGAAGATATTCTCCTCTGAAAGTTCATACCTGAAGGTCTATGGCAACATTGGGTTTCTGAAGAACTCGCAGTGCTTTCTTTGCTTCTCCAAGCTACATACAATATCAATCATCACTTCAAATAATATTGAAATCAGCATCATCTAAATTCGAAACACTGACATAACAGAAACCAACATAATACAGTTGGGTAGATTCTTCTCTCATATGAGCATAACAACATGCCttttgtaaaatatattttcttttcacTAGAAAACCAGTACATCCcttcaggaaaaaaaaaacagttaaCATCCCACTgataaaaattatcataaaagTTTTGAGATGGACAAGGCCAAATTGTGTTTAAATTTAAACCACATAAAAAGTTGTTTGCCAATTTTCTTCCAAGCA is a window encoding:
- the LOC142527306 gene encoding auxin-responsive protein SAUR71-like is translated as MYVPWLYSSSLHSLQNMKKLMRRLSKVADSSSYCLLRTQSKEASRSGSCRRRNGGVPEGHFPVYVGDEMERFVVSADLLNHPIFLQLLDNSAQEYGYEQQGVLRIPCHVFLFERVLEALRIGGESCDLQELLQSLSDDQW